aaaaagaaaagaaaagtgcATGAAACCTAGACTATTAATTAAGTGCACCCAActtctaattatatattattattttttaccaaaaatgatgttgaattGCGTTAATCGTACAAAAAAGATTACTTTtattatttctcatatttttaggAAAGAAAATCAGTGCGCGGATAATCTTGCTAATATTGGTTtgcatatactccctccgtcccaaattataagggaaaaaatgtcatttttttgtcccaaattataagagaaaaaatcattttcaagaatgttttttccttattttcataaaattaaatgtaaattgcatttaatttattctctctctcattttctcaataaacaacaaccaataaaaattgtttttacatcttcctatgcaacttattccaagaaaaacccacaaaaacatacttcaaattctcatgttttacattttcttaataagtgtgatttttttattttcccttataatttgggacggagggagtacctcATAATATATATGTAATGCTTTTTCTAGAAACAAATTTTGTCTTCCTGAATATAGATTTTGCTAAATATTGGAGCACTGCACTCTTCTTCGCTTGACTTTTTCCGTTTGGATattacagatttttttttaatatgacaGTTGTAATTGGTTTAACTCAGAGTTTTGGTATAGTTCTTCCAAAAtttatagtcttttttttttcacttttataaTATTTGTGTGATGAATTGCTAAAAACCAATACCAAcatagttaaaaaaatttatttattttccttgcCAACTGCATGCTTGCCCACATTTTCTCTGCAAAAGTGGATATTCTTCCTCCTCAAGCTCTCATTCAATCTCTCACAAACTATTAGTTCCCCAGCCCCCCAATATAAACACCCCCAACAAACACCTCATCTCTtgaataaactaaaaaattacaaaatttacaGATCAAACCAACTTGAATGGTTGAACTCAAAACTTCATCTCATTCCAACTAAAATAAGTAACACATCAAATAGATTGGACCGATGgattcaatttattttgttactctACAGTCGCCAtcttaatatataatatgaGATACTAGGCCACAATCTggactaaaaaaaatactactatcTATTAGTAGTAGATGTCCAGGTCAACCATCATCATTAATTAATGTACCTTCTTATAGGATATTTCAAAGGAAATTTTATCATGGTGGGAGGTTGGCACATATTGTTTAATTATTTCCATCTTAGGAAATGGGTTAGCACTAAGACATATGGGAAGCGGTGCCATGAAATGAAACCAAATTTATAATCAAATCCCCTATTGAAAATTTACCAATAGTAGAGCTTACTAAACAATTAAACCACTATATatcttttaccaaaaaaaaacctcaCTATATGTCATGATATTTTGTATCATGAGTGAAAAAACCTAAACCTATCATGATATTTTGTATCATAAATTGACACCTTAATTAACAACTACAACTTGGGAAAAAACGTGCATCTCTAGAATCATTACGGTTTGAATGAATGTGTAGAAGACTTTtatgcaaaaaatatataaaaatgcgTAGAAAACATCCATATTTTGTGCCTCTTTGAGGGCAATAATTTAGGCTTTTTTGTGAGTAGTGACTTTGGCCAAACATATGTATCTATCTActtctaaataatatattttacttactttttttattttatcgaATTCCGAATCTCTAAGTACTCTTTTTTTTCCTCTAAAAATCGGATGATTAAGATTAGAAAAATACAAGAGTTCAACATTTTTAAGTAATTACTGATTATTTTTTCGTGATACATTTAATTTCTCATTTATAACGAGTCCTCAtttaacaaaaaatgtcaaCAACACATAGGAGTACATTATACTCttaatacttttttattaaattctCTTTTAACCAACCACCCATTAAGATTGCAGGCCTCCACACTCACTCCTCAATTATAAAACCCTACCACATTATTTCCAAATTCATCACTTACCTCCAATTCCCTTCCTTTCACATTTTTCTAGCAAATACTTCTAAGTAGAAAATATGGCTTTGGGAAGAGGCAGTGCATTGGTTCTACTAGTCTGTTTTTTTGTGCTTCACTCTGAGTTGGCTCATGCTGCCACCTACACTGTTGGAGGTGCTGGTGGTTGGACCTTTAACACTGTTGGGTGGCCTCAAGGAAAACGCTTTAGGGCTGGTGACACACTTGGTATGTATCTTTCTAACGTTAAAGAATTTTATTAAGTTTCACTCTAACTATTGTAATCTTAGTTGAAATAACCATGGACCATATTTTTCTTACTTCTAATTAACGGATTAAGATTCAATACTGTAGTGAATACATGCAGTTTTACGCTGTTTTCAATCTCGGCCTTACAATTCTAAGCATCTATCAAGGTCTTTTATATAATTCCTAATAACCGGATGATTAAGATCAGAAAAATATaagagttaaaaaaatataatttattattagacCATTTGTTCAAATGAGGAGGAGTGTCAACACCTGTTCTAAACCCTTTACTTTTTCTctaaattctttttatttaataaaattcaagtTAAATCTACCATTTTAAGAGTACTTAAAGTGGTGAATTCATCGAAAACTTTATTCAATAAAAGAGTAAATGTTGAAATAAATGTTGTTAGTGTTTTTGTGCCCTAATGTTATGGCTTTGACATAGAGAAAAGAGAATCATATAACAATCACCATCTTATAAGTTGATAAATTATAACACATAGAATTTATGACATCTATTTCAATGCTTCATctaaatttaattcaaataaataaattatactccctccggtccttattataaggaacaatttgataaaaacacacataccaagaaaccttatctttcttaataaaaattctaaaattttacaatctattccaaaactaaccttggtgtattaatttattcttagggaatatgtcactctaattaatgcataactttggaatggatacaatttaataagggtagaaatggaattgtaagaataaatttaatgattgtttcttataaaaaggaccaaattttttttccaaattgttccttataaaaaggaccggagggagtaacacATAGAGAAGAActatctatttataaaatttcttGAACAAATTCTCTTTTGGTATGTTTGTGCAGTGTTCAAGTATAGCCCAAGGGTGCACAATCTTGTGGCAGTGAACAAAGCAGGGTATGATAAGTGCATTACTCCAAGAGGATCAAAGGTGTATCGGTCAGGAAAGGATCAGATCAAGCTTGTTAGGGGACAAAACTATTTCATATGCAATTTTGCGGGTCATTGCCAGTCTGGAATGAAAATAGCCATCAATGCTGCttgatttttatattatatagtgaAATGATAACGAGTATTTTCAGAACACTCTTTAAAATAgaatgtttaaaaagtatttcATGAACACTCGGTAGCAAGACcctatataatttaatatatacaCTAATGATCATGTAGTGTTCATCTTTTATGAGTGCTTTGAAAATTTTCATACCTTTTGTTGTACCTGTTCTTTTTATACTTCTTGAATCATGTAGAAGTTGTCTCCTTAAATTAAATAAGTGGATAGGTGGGTGGGTGTGAACTTTTTTTTAGCTAAACTACATTTGTTAGCCTTTGCTTATGTTGTAATGTTCAATCCTTACATTTGTGTGTGTGGATATTTTAATATAAGTATATTTGGTCTTTGGCAAAAAATAATATGCaacaattcaatttttaaagatttatataaaatgataaaattagtCTAGTGGTAAATTtagatataatatatttttttaccaatattttattatttttaaatgataaatattttttatttaaattaaaattttaatattttttttatattttttaattttatattagttatttcacattgtatttaaattttagtaaaataaaattgatattgGTACTTGATGACAATCAATTATATGATGGTTTTAGTACTATTTTAGAGTAGTTTTAGTAGCAATTGAAGACCAAATGCAAGCAAATATTTAAAGACACGAAGTTACTTGACCAAGAatcaagaaaacaggaaaatgCATGAAAAAGGgctaaaaaagaagaaattgaagaatACATCGCACCACGATGGATGACCATCGTAGAACGATGAAGAAATACCACATCGTACCAAAAACtccataacttgagctacgattGTCGGATCGAGGTATGTGACCATGCATTGTAAAGCTAAgacaaagagctacaactttcgtGTTGAAGCAAAAATCTAAATATGGACTATCTCTATTTATTGTTTATATACTAGCATATATGAACGCGTGCATATTCTGTTAGTAACTAGGGTCGAAATGGATATTGTGACACATCTAAGACTTCTGAATCAAAGAGATACTACAACCTACTTATatatatgagaccattaaattcagtatctgcggTTAAGTTTGAGATTAAGAATCGCATAGAAATTAATCTCCAGATAATGCTTCAATAGTGAGCAGATATAGAACCAGTTACCAAGCAGAAATACAGGAGAGATTTGAAAGCAGTTAACATACTTTTATCATCTTGAActctttcttttatctttagTCTTATACTATCTAACTTCGTCTCAAAACCTTTTCCAAACAAACAAAGTGAAAACAAAACTATCGTAATTCCTAACCGAAACTGGTAgctttggcacaatccctgtagAGAATGATAACTTATCaatttattacttggttgcgattttgtgtacttgcagagccaccatcagtactctattttaatttttttatccacTCATGATATTGATTGACCATCTAATTTGATGATGTGACAATAAATTATTAACTTGGCTTGATCGCGACTCATTTTAACACCTCATTTTATAAGATTCACAACAATGAGATCCTTCATTTTCATGTCGGGTCGCTACTTTACTTTATTGTCACATCATCAAATTGAATGGTTAAAAGCATGgactgaaaaaaaaattgaactaataaACTGAATTTATTTGAAGTCCACAAGTCCTAGCTTAACTAGTAATTAAAAAATGCGGAAACTATTATGTGTGTAAGTTTATAATAGTTTTGTCGTTTTGTTTATCTAAAAAACTAAATTGAATTATTCATAAGCTTAAATCGCGAGttcacaatttaaaaaaattgcatcgATTAACATTAACTCATTTAACacctcaattttatttttagatttattttacCTAAAAATCAATCAATATCATGCAAGTGTTGATTGAATATTTATGGTACTTTTGAAGAAACAAGATACATCCttcggacacaaatataagaaaaaaaacacttcaaattttaaacacaaatataagcaaaagtcaattACTTTTAAAccaattaatactactattcctaatatactcttatttaatcatttcacttttcaaaagtttatgtgatttccaaggtataaatcacttttcaaagggtaatatagtaaacttaactcatgttttgcattaaatcaaaaaaattaactacacttaactaaactTCTTAAACatcacataaataataataattatttttttttatatttgtgtccagaGAAATTACTGCATTAATTAACTCCTTAAAAAAAACTACTGCATTAACTCATTTGATATTTTCATGTCTTTTGtaacataaaattttgtttttttatagataGGACTAGAAAGAttattactccctccagtcacatttataaataaatttgatttttttggtacattgtaaaatgaatgtatatagtttataatatagGCTACGtacattcattttttaatgtatcaaaaaagttaaatttgcttataaatgtgACCGGAAGGAGTACAAGTAATTGGTTCAGTTGACAGAGACATTACATTGTATATGTAGTGGTCAAAGTTTGAACCTCAAATACttcatttattcatctttaaaatgcaatttttaaCCATTTggccaaaaaataaatattccaaaataacatttatttCTTTCTCACAATGAAATACGGACTTACGGagtataaataaaaatcatataacGGTCAAATGTACTTggtcattttttctttttttctaagGAAAAATGTACTTGGTCTAAATTTTAGACTCAAtacttttgactttttttattataattttcactttttttcctGCAAAGTGTATAACTAATAattaatcaaaaataaatatgcaaTTCATTTTAGATGGTTGAATTCTACATTAAATAATGggataaaaatagtatttttattttcttttacaatactaataataataataataataataatagtaataagatcattttttgttaataataataagatcATTAATGTCccataaatatatgtttgggACGTAAGTTTCAACCTACAAGTTTGTCTTAAGATACCAAttaattaacatttttcattaaataattttatatttttttttataaaaaaactctatcaactctaaaaaaaaaaaattagtttttatatcaaggttaaataaataattttattatatatgttagatACATTCAATTTTACATTTTAAGTTGTATTTTATATCCTTAAATGTACttaacataaaaattgaataaaatttagtaattttactaaatttttttatggacttTAAAACACCGCATAACTAAATTCGTCTTAGGTCTTGTTTAGTCGATCTTGCTCAGCTGAGTGTAAAAGTACAAGCAGGATAACAATGcacaatcaaattttattaatctgGATTAACAATCATAAAATTTTCTGTCAAACTCAAACAAATTCAGCCATGAGAGGATTGGAACATCAAGTTTATCaatcataaaacataaaatattcaatttttaaaaaattatataattaaatgtcattttaatttatgaaatttCAACCATTAgactaaattttataatttaaattttcaacattttaattaaattgaaatatatttaaattaaatacatgaaaatatatcctaattttattttttttataagaaaatcaTAATTTTCTATCAACCGAtcaatttcatatatttatgaGTTAGAATGGCTTTGAACAAAACATAAGGAGAAAAAAACTACTAATATTTAAGATTGGATTAAGCtactaggtttgatctagttGTGAGAGATTTGAGTAGATGTTataggttctgggttcgatatccagcttattataaaaaaaaaaaaaaagagagattcGATTGGATTGAATTATCATCTTGATAGGGCCGGCCCGTACTGTATGAACACAGCACAGATAAAAATACGAAACAGCCCGCATTGTGGACTAAGGGGATAGATACTATTAGTAGTAGAAGTCTAGGTCAAGCagcattattaattaatttactttCTTGTAGGACATTTTTTCAAAGGAAAGTTATGTCATGGTGGGGGGTCGGCACAAATTGTTAACTTTGTTCTATTCATGTTAGGGAATGGGTTAGGCAAATCACATATGGGGTGCCCCAAAACGAAAGTTTAAAGTCCTTCCACTAGTTGACAATTTACAACTTAATCATACTATATAGTAGTACTAATGTACTATATATAGTGGAGTTTAACTTGAACCACTAACATGATATGTTGGTAGGTTTTCTTGCGTTATTTATTAAGAATTGTAGATAACTTATACATATTAACTACACTAATgactttataaataaatatataaagtgTAAAAGACTAccttctaccaaaaaaaaaatgtagaagactaccaataataaattgatcaaaAGTGATACAAAACTCTTAAGTAAGTGGTTAGAAACCGATCTGTAACTTTGAtgtattgaaaatattttattggtgCAAGAacctactctttttttttaccaccaaTAATCGGTTGACTGGACCGTCTAATTTGATTTGAGGGTGTATTAAGTAGTTTCAGTGCCCTTTCAATTACAGTTGCGGATGATCGAATTGTGACTtaatttcttaataaaaaatagtcacTGCTAAACAacgatattttattttttttgtaatataacatgttaacctaaaaaaaaagtgtagaaGACTTTTACATCTAAAACAATTAATGTGTAGAAGATGGACCGATATTGTGTGCAATCAgaaacttataactgcactacAGTCTATTACATCTAAATTGTTCGATCAAAATCCGACGATTCAagttttaatttgaaattttagatttaaaaataattaaaaatcaaacataaaatcTGACTCATTCAATTAAATCGAACGGTTTAGATATGGTTATATGGAGTAGAAGATTTTCATGTTTTGCTGCTCTTTGAAGTCAAGAATTTAGCAAAGAAAGTAAACATAATGAGTAATAGGCAGACCCACGTGTGTTGGTCAGATGAGTACAACTACAATGGTAGTATTTACTTTCTAACCAACTACCCATTAAGGCCTCTTCACTCACTCCTCAATTATAAAACCCTTACCATATTATTCCAAATTTACTTACCTCTACCAATTCCCTTCCTTTCACATTTTTCTAGCAAATACTTCTAAGTAGAAAATATGGCTTTGGGAAGAGGCAGTGCATTGGTTCTACTAGTCTGTTTTTTTGTGCTTCACTCTGAGTTGGCTCATGCTGCCACCTACACTGTTGGAGGTGCTGGTGGTTGGACCTTTAACACTGTTGGGTGGCCTCAAGGAAAACGCTTTAGGGCTGGTGACACACTTGGTATGTATCTTTCCTATCACTAAAaggattttttcttttaaataagtAGGGTGTCCGAGAATTGAATATCGActcttgcatatataatacgaTATCCTTATCGACTTAGATAAGCCCATGATGACataattataagattttttatttattaaattttattctaaCTAGAGGAATACTTATATAAAACTATTAGTTTAATGGTATGggtttgatttatattttaagagataagatttaaatttattttaagatagttataaaataatcattattgttaatttaattaattttattttttaaatttattttgtaatggttataaaataatcattattattaatttaattaatgatatttttcttcaattaaaaatattagtgataaaaattgtgtatttgcatatatatatatatatatatatatatgcggTGGTCAATTAGGTCTTACTATATTTTAGGACTGAGGGAGTAGTATTATTAATGGAGAGATTCTCTGCCGTTGAAATTTTCTCCAGTGTCATTATGACCCGTTCAATATATTTGTGTGCAATAGTTTAAACCTTAAATTAATTGAATGGCATATTAAACACTAGACATTCTCCCTTTATATCATCCACTTCCTATtgatttataataaattttcatttgtaTAATTGTTTATAAATGGATCTAACTTCTTGAGCATGTACAGAAACTTTATATTAATTAACACTGGACTGAACATCCTccctttatatttattttcatgGAGACATTCCTAATCATTATTAATTTGATCCACTTAAAAATTGATCTAATACATAAATTTTGGATATTTATTATTATGCAGTGTTCAACTATAGCCCAAGGGCTCACAATGTGGTGGCGGTGAACAAATTAGGGTATAATAGCTGCAAGACTCCAGCAGGAGCAAAAGTGTATCAGTCAGGAAAGGATCAAATCAGACTTGCTAGAGGACAAAACTATTTCATTTGCAATTTTGTCGGTCATTGCGAGTCTGGAATGAAAATTGCCATCAATGCTGCTTGatcatttttatattatattatattatatactaataataataatgtgtgTTTTGTCCTTAAATTAAATAAGTGGTGATAGGTGCATGTGGATTTCCTGCTGTTAATATTGACGCAGTCAACAACTAAGATCGAAAACCGCGTGAAAACTGCGTGCGGTGGGATTGAGATTTGCTACAGTCAAAAAGCACGCAGTTTTCACGCGGTTTTCGATCTTAGTTGTTGATTGTTGATCAGACGATTTAAATTGATAAAGTAATAAAATTAGTGAAAATAATCACAGCCGTACATGTCAGATCAAACTGTCATAAATGACTACCGCGTGAAGACTGCGTCAATATTGACAGCAGGAAATCCACACGCTGGTGTGAACTGTGTGTGTAAGTGTACTTTTAAATGTTACCCCCAATGGGTCTGGTAGTAGTAACAAACAATAATTTGTGTGTATTTATGAGTCTCTTTGGCTAGTGTATGTTCAACTCAATTGTTTTGAAAGAGCTATATACACATGACTTTAATTTACCAttgctattatttttatttcaaatcataataataataatgcggattattatttcttaaaataaagAACAACAAAAGTCCGGACTATATAGCGGAAGAGATAAAATTTCTTGCAACATAATGAATTAaagtttgaatattttataaaagtatCTATATTTTGTGTCTACAGTTTTCATACAGTTTCCATAAGTGCCTTTTTCAAAGCAGTGAGATACATACTATGTTTTACGGACAGAAAGAGTATTCGGATCTTTAATATTTAACATTCTCTAACACTTGCTTTTTAATTGCTTGAAATTCAACGAGTCTCACCACTTTATGTGATACATTTTTAAAGTAAGAGACTCATTGATTTCAATTGATAAGAGAGTGAGTGTCGGGGTGTATTTTATCTACTAAAAAGATAAGGATTTGGACAAAACAAATCtagatgtttgattttaaaactaaatttaggaccggacaaaaattgaaaattttgtcTCTTAATATACTATAAGATaactttttgttttaagtacaaattatttaaaatacaaaaataatattttgtttgtcaAATATTatacaagacaaaaaaaaaatatgttcagtactttaaaaatttattctCTATTGCtatgttaagtttttttttttttcttttcaccatcagttttaTTTGATTCGAGgatcagttttgacatcaagtggttccagctccCTTCCGATCatagttgcgggggatcgaactgtggtcctccctatcaagttcagcgtcaatcaccgctgaaccaactaacaattgataTGTATTTACTTTTTTACAAATCTAACAA
This portion of the Trifolium pratense cultivar HEN17-A07 linkage group LG3, ARS_RC_1.1, whole genome shotgun sequence genome encodes:
- the LOC123915901 gene encoding basic blue protein-like, producing the protein MALGRGSALVLLVCFFVLHSELAHAATYTVGGAGGWTFNTVGWPQGKRFRAGDTLVFNYSPRAHNVVAVNKLGYNSCKTPAGAKVYQSGKDQIRLARGQNYFICNFVGHCESGMKIAINAA
- the LOC123916194 gene encoding basic blue protein-like — translated: MALGRGSALVLLVCFFVLHSELAHAATYTVGGAGGWTFNTVGWPQGKRFRAGDTLVFKYSPRVHNLVAVNKAGYDKCITPRGSKVYRSGKDQIKLVRGQNYFICNFAGHCQSGMKIAINAA